In Marivirga salinae, a single window of DNA contains:
- a CDS encoding histidine phosphatase family protein produces MVKDIYIVRHGQTDYNLRGIVQGSGVDASLNDNGRKQAGEFFNAYGDFPFDKLYISNLKRTYESVKGFIDKGLSYENLAGLNEISWGTREGQLFTLEENKYYLAMLDRWKKGETSLPVEGGESPDQVAMRQLDAMKYIMSKEDEQKVLICMHGRAMRILLAQLFNYPLYDMDIFEHSNLALYHIRATKNMFQLVNYNDRRHLSGSV; encoded by the coding sequence ATGGTAAAAGATATATACATAGTTCGCCACGGACAAACAGATTATAACCTCAGAGGCATAGTACAAGGCAGTGGTGTGGATGCTTCCTTAAATGACAATGGAAGAAAGCAAGCAGGAGAGTTTTTTAACGCTTATGGTGATTTCCCTTTCGATAAATTATATATATCCAACTTAAAAAGAACTTATGAATCAGTAAAAGGATTTATTGACAAAGGACTTTCATATGAAAATCTAGCAGGATTAAATGAGATCAGTTGGGGAACTAGAGAAGGTCAACTTTTTACACTAGAGGAAAATAAATATTATTTAGCCATGTTGGATAGATGGAAAAAAGGGGAAACTTCCTTACCCGTTGAAGGCGGTGAATCTCCCGATCAGGTTGCTATGCGTCAGTTGGATGCCATGAAATATATTATGAGCAAAGAGGATGAACAAAAGGTGTTGATTTGCATGCATGGTAGGGCTATGCGGATTTTATTAGCTCAGTTATTTAATTACCCGCTCTATGATATGGATATATTTGAGCATTCGAATTTAGCTTTATATCATATCAGAGCCACGAAGAATATGTTTCAGTTGGTGAATTATAATGATAGAAGGCATTTGAGTGGTAGTGTTTAA
- a CDS encoding hotdog fold thioesterase — protein sequence MDRKFLQKPSVEELNKLGENTISEVLGMSFTEIGDDFLIAKMPVDKRTHQPYGLLHGGASVVLAETLGSVAAMLMVDPEKFYCVGLDINANHIRGIKEGWVYGKTTPVHIGRTTQVWHIEIKNEREQLICVSRITMAVVKK from the coding sequence ATGGATAGGAAATTTCTTCAAAAACCAAGCGTAGAAGAACTCAATAAATTAGGTGAAAACACCATCTCTGAGGTATTAGGGATGAGCTTTACGGAAATTGGGGATGATTTTTTGATTGCCAAAATGCCGGTAGACAAAAGAACTCATCAACCCTATGGCTTATTACATGGCGGAGCTTCTGTCGTTTTAGCTGAAACCTTAGGCAGTGTGGCAGCTATGTTAATGGTTGATCCAGAAAAATTTTATTGCGTAGGATTAGATATCAATGCAAATCACATTCGTGGAATTAAGGAAGGATGGGTTTATGGAAAAACTACCCCTGTTCATATAGGAAGAACTACTCAAGTTTGGCATATAGAAATCAAGAACGAACGTGAACAATTGATCTGTGTAAGTCGTATTACAATGGCAGTAGTGAAGAAATAA
- a CDS encoding chorismate-binding protein, which yields MEKETQDIKQTQLTAEAHLNKFIAFAQKNKAALAIYRLPNDSKLQLLCDLSGGNYIEELNLEDLSPGFIVHPFQTGIDKIVSFDAEILAEISLNPANGASSKRDVLDWKKSPSEEIEKEIENTNLQFDFNLLENSSNHDSTLASDYIDMVEKGIQFIKREEFYKVVPSKIKNIESNNDINLGQAFINACKKYPNAFVNLTYSSKTGLWFGASPETLIEDKKGEYFKTMALAGTQAKSEKSIAETTWTQKEIEEQAYVSRYIINCFKKIRLRDFDEIGPKTIQAGNLLHLKTTFKVNTESVNFPELGSVMLKLLHPTSAVCGMPKESALDFISKEEKHNRGYFSGFMGPVHLNNLSHLFVNLRCCQIYNQSVTFYAGAGITEDSKAEKEWEETEMKCKVLSNIIFGI from the coding sequence TTGGAAAAAGAAACACAAGACATAAAACAAACTCAGCTTACAGCTGAAGCTCATCTTAATAAATTTATTGCTTTTGCACAGAAAAATAAAGCTGCATTGGCAATTTACAGACTACCCAATGACTCAAAATTACAGCTTCTTTGTGATTTATCGGGAGGTAACTATATAGAGGAACTAAATTTAGAAGACCTATCTCCTGGTTTTATAGTGCATCCTTTTCAAACTGGTATTGATAAAATTGTATCTTTTGATGCGGAGATATTAGCCGAAATTTCACTAAATCCAGCAAATGGTGCGAGCAGTAAAAGAGATGTTCTTGATTGGAAAAAATCACCAAGCGAAGAAATTGAAAAGGAAATTGAAAATACAAACCTTCAATTTGATTTCAATTTATTAGAAAATAGTTCAAACCATGATTCAACATTAGCTTCTGATTATATCGATATGGTGGAGAAAGGAATTCAGTTTATAAAAAGAGAAGAATTTTATAAGGTTGTTCCGTCCAAAATCAAAAACATCGAAAGCAATAATGATATAAACTTAGGTCAGGCTTTTATTAATGCCTGCAAAAAGTATCCAAACGCATTTGTTAACTTAACATATTCTTCGAAAACTGGTTTATGGTTTGGAGCTAGTCCTGAAACCTTAATTGAAGATAAGAAAGGCGAATATTTTAAAACCATGGCTTTAGCTGGAACTCAAGCAAAGTCAGAAAAAAGCATTGCTGAAACTACCTGGACACAGAAAGAAATTGAAGAACAAGCTTATGTTTCTCGTTATATAATTAATTGCTTTAAAAAAATAAGACTTAGGGATTTTGATGAAATCGGCCCTAAAACAATTCAAGCAGGTAACCTCTTACATTTAAAAACTACATTTAAGGTCAATACTGAATCAGTTAATTTCCCAGAATTGGGATCAGTAATGTTAAAGTTATTGCATCCTACTTCAGCCGTATGTGGAATGCCTAAAGAATCAGCTTTGGACTTTATATCAAAAGAAGAAAAACACAATCGAGGCTATTTTAGTGGTTTCATGGGACCAGTCCATTTAAATAATTTAAGTCATTTGTTTGTAAACCTTAGATGTTGCCAAATCTATAACCAATCCGTTACTTTTTATGCAGGTGCTGGAATAACAGAAGATTCGAAAGCAGAAAAAGAGTGGGAAGAAACCGAGATGAAATGTAAGGTTTTGTCTAATATAATTTTCGGAATATGA